The proteins below come from a single Tachypleus tridentatus isolate NWPU-2018 chromosome 13, ASM421037v1, whole genome shotgun sequence genomic window:
- the LOC143236297 gene encoding histamine H1 receptor-like: MSLAIADLTVGMIVMPISSAYAITGDWMFGIVVCQFWLSVDYTASTASILNLFILSLDRYWSIRSPLKYLRKRTKKRALIMIGVVWLLSAMWIVPIIGWHYWYNGGVRKQPGDVCETEFADNVLFKLSTSTANFYVPIILMICLYAKIFHEIKKRSKFEVGQCNTKGSQDDNKICAEENIKVSERRMRSTQWRNGEERRQTCQKQLHISFDDGYEDMKAVNRRTELSRSPSGELMQATCSRTGVENSGIRRACIRTTSRDSDTNPSFHNLTVASVPSPDLFNRNLNPSFYNQKYDDVTGKTDILPASGAETLLLRGVVSKNYAATGTTDVMRDSNLKDSRENVSGKNIKLCQLKFQKSSKNCLKSKKRKNKQSLELIELYPSRETRRSDSARYIDGSELQDRKGQRSLRQYDPVPSRPVTRSSFRPGTRLIPNITTALRMRVTRKSMASNLRQEKKAARQLGVIMGAFVLCWLPYIITFIVTAYCDDCIDPKIHTATIWLGYLNSTINPFLYALCNDNFKRAFKNMFHRGSRNSMFFPANTKPDHLFA, translated from the coding sequence ATGAGCCTGGCGATAGCGGACCTCACTGTGGGGATGATAGTCATGCCAATCAGCTCGGCGTACGCTATAACCGGAGATTGGATGTTTGGTATCGTGGTGTGCCAGTTCTGGCTCTCAGTGGACTACACTGCCAGCACAGCCTCCATCTTAAATTTGTTTATTCTTAGTTTGGACCGCTATTGGTCTATTCGTTCTCCATTAAAATACTTGCGGAAACGAACTAAAAAGAGGGCACTTATAATGATTGGGGTCGTGTGGTTGTTGTCGGCGATGTGGATCGTCCCGATCATTGGCTGGCACTACTGGTATAATGGTGGTGTTCGAAAACAGCCTGGCGATGTCTGTGAAACAGAGTTCGCCGATAACGTTCTCTTCAAGTTGTCTACGTCTACCGCTAATTTCTACGTCCCGATTATCTTGATGATATGTCTGTATGCGAAAATATTCCACGAGATAAAGAAGCGAAGTAAGTTTGAAGTTGGACAATGTAACACTAAGGGATCACAggatgataataaaatatgcgCAGAAGAAAACATTAAGGTTTCCGAGAGACGGATGAGGAGCACCCAATGGAGAAATGGCGAGGAGAGAAGACAAACTTGTCAAAAACAGCTTCATATTTCATTTGATGATGGATATGAAGATATGAAAGCTGTTAATAGGAGGACGGAACTATCACGTTCTCCAAGCGGTGAATTGATGCAGGCAACGTGTTCGAGAACTGGAGTTGAAAATTCTGGAATCAGAAGAGCTTGTATCCGAACAACAAGCAGAGATTCCGATACCAACCCATCCTTTCACAACTTGACGGTGGCGTCTGTTCCGTCGCCAGATTTATTCAACAGAAATTTAAACCCCTCCTTTTATAACCAGAAGTATGATGACGTCACAGGGAAGACTGACATCTTGCCTGCCAGTGGAGCTGAGACATTATTGTTGAGAGGTGTTGTAAGCAAAAACTATGCTGCTACTGGTACTACTGACGTTATGAGAGACAGCAATTTAAAGGACAGCAGAGAAAATGTTTCAGGGAAAAATATCAAACTGTGTCAATTGAAATTCCAAAAATCCTCCAAAAATTGCCTAAAgtctaagaaaagaaaaaataaacagtctTTAGAATTGATCGAATTATATCCTTCTCGTGAAACGCGCAGATCTGACTCTGCTAGATACATAGATGGTTCTGAATTACAAGACCGCAAAGGCCAGAGATCGTTAAGACAATATGACCCTGTCCCATCTCGGCCTGTTACCCGCTCGAGCTTCAGACCGGGCACTCGACTCATACCAAACATAACAACCGCATTACGCATGCGTGTGACTAGGAAGAGCATGGCTTCAAATCTACGTCAAGAGAAGAAGGCAGCTCGTCAGTTGGGGGTCATAATGGGGGCTTTTGTCTTGTGTTGGCTGCCCTATATCATAACTTTTATTGTCACCGCATATTGTGATGACTGTATAGACCCTAAGATCCACACTGCTACGATTTGGTTAGGCTACTTAAATTCCACTATCAACCCTTTTCTCTACGCTTTGTGTAATGACAACTTCAAGAGGGCCTTTAAAAATATGTTCCACAGAGGTTCAAGAAACTCGATGTTTTTTCCTGCAAACACTAAGCCTGACCACTTATTTGCCTAG